One genomic segment of Terriglobia bacterium includes these proteins:
- a CDS encoding DinB family protein — MTTRQHKVHTQLGQAAVQIFAANDRMNQILIEHLDPTAWRAKPPGKARTIAAIFTHIHNVRSKWVRLTAPHLKVPRLLNRAHCTPQQARAGLAESAARCAEMLAEALGGCGGRVEKFRRDGWASPWPVGLEMLCYMLSHEAHHRGQVCMLAHQLGFPLPNEVAYGIWNWEKLWKECGSPGGPGYDS, encoded by the coding sequence CACTCAACTCGGCCAAGCCGCAGTCCAGATCTTTGCCGCCAATGATCGCATGAACCAGATTCTTATCGAACATCTCGACCCTACGGCCTGGAGAGCCAAACCGCCCGGCAAGGCCCGCACCATTGCGGCGATCTTCACGCACATTCACAATGTCCGCTCCAAGTGGGTCAGGCTTACAGCTCCGCACTTGAAGGTTCCACGACTGCTCAACCGCGCGCACTGCACGCCGCAGCAGGCCCGTGCGGGATTGGCCGAGAGCGCCGCTCGCTGCGCGGAGATGCTCGCTGAAGCGCTCGGCGGTTGTGGGGGCCGCGTCGAGAAGTTTCGCAGAGACGGATGGGCTTCGCCTTGGCCGGTTGGCCTGGAAATGCTGTGCTACATGCTTTCTCACGAAGCCCACCATCGCGGGCAGGTGTGTATGCTCGCGCATCAGCTCGGATTCCCGTTGCCGAACGAGGTGGCGTACGGGATCTGGAATTGGGAAAAGCTGTGGAAAGAGTGCGGGTCGCCTGGCGGCCCCGGCTATGATTCTTAA